A section of the Kribbella sp. HUAS MG21 genome encodes:
- a CDS encoding ABC transporter ATP-binding protein, producing MRQILPVAGPAEIRQHARRLARRHPRALLIALLLHGLAAVSGLAAPRLIGDLVEDVQHGTTAAKVNLVIIVIAGFIVAQSLLTRWARYRSFALGEQVLAELREEFVDNALALPIGTVERAGTGDLLSRTSRDVDTLSRTVRFAVPETIIAFVTVVFTVVATALVGVWVLVPLAAMVPLLWLSTKWYLRRAKDGYLRENAAYAQMTSSLAETVEGARTVEALRRYDDRVRRGDADIRGSYDAERYTLFLRTVYFPAAELGYLVPVVGTLLFGGWLHINGHVSLGAVTAAVLYVNQLIDPVDRLLSWLDELQSGGAAFARLLGISDVPDDRTPSGQQPAGELVEARDVRFSYVEGRDVLHGVDLTIQPGERIAMVGPSGAGKSTLGRLVAGIHPPRTGSVTVGGVGMTELPLDELRKRVALVTQEHHVFVGTLRDNLSMARPSATDAELLDALGAVDAREWAEGLPDGLDTRVGSGQLSLTPAQAQQLALARLVLADPHTLVLDEATSLIDPRAARHMERSLAAVLEGRTVIAIAHRLYTAHDADRVAVVEDGRISELGSHDDLVARKGSYAALWTSWHG from the coding sequence ATGAGGCAGATCCTGCCGGTGGCCGGGCCGGCCGAGATCCGGCAGCACGCCCGGCGGCTGGCGCGGCGGCACCCGCGCGCGCTGCTGATCGCCCTGCTGCTGCACGGGCTGGCCGCGGTGTCAGGGCTCGCGGCGCCGCGGCTGATCGGTGACCTGGTCGAGGACGTCCAGCACGGTACGACCGCCGCCAAGGTGAACCTGGTGATCATCGTGATCGCCGGGTTCATCGTGGCGCAGTCGCTGCTCACCCGCTGGGCGCGGTACCGCTCCTTCGCGCTCGGCGAGCAGGTGCTGGCCGAGCTGCGCGAGGAGTTCGTCGACAACGCGCTGGCGCTGCCGATCGGCACGGTCGAGCGGGCCGGCACGGGTGACCTGCTGTCGCGGACGTCGCGGGACGTCGACACGCTGTCCCGGACCGTGCGGTTCGCCGTACCCGAGACGATCATCGCGTTCGTGACCGTGGTGTTCACCGTGGTCGCGACGGCGCTGGTGGGCGTCTGGGTGCTGGTGCCGCTGGCCGCGATGGTCCCGCTGCTGTGGCTGAGCACGAAGTGGTACCTGCGGCGCGCCAAGGACGGGTACCTCCGGGAGAACGCGGCGTACGCGCAGATGACCAGCTCGCTCGCCGAGACGGTCGAAGGCGCGCGGACGGTCGAGGCCCTCCGGCGGTACGACGACCGCGTACGGCGCGGCGACGCGGACATCCGCGGGTCGTACGACGCGGAGCGGTACACGCTGTTCCTGCGCACGGTGTACTTCCCGGCCGCCGAGCTCGGGTATCTGGTGCCGGTCGTGGGGACGCTGCTGTTCGGCGGCTGGCTGCACATCAACGGGCACGTCTCGTTGGGTGCTGTGACTGCTGCGGTGTTGTACGTGAACCAGTTGATCGATCCCGTTGACCGGTTGCTGTCGTGGCTGGATGAGCTGCAGTCCGGCGGGGCCGCGTTCGCCCGGCTGCTCGGGATCAGCGACGTACCCGACGACCGGACGCCGTCCGGCCAGCAGCCGGCGGGCGAGCTGGTCGAGGCGCGCGACGTGCGGTTCTCGTACGTCGAGGGTCGGGATGTGCTGCACGGGGTGGATCTGACGATTCAGCCGGGTGAGCGGATCGCGATGGTGGGTCCGTCCGGTGCCGGGAAGTCGACGTTGGGCAGGTTGGTCGCGGGGATCCATCCGCCACGGACCGGGTCCGTCACGGTCGGCGGGGTGGGGATGACCGAGCTGCCGCTCGACGAGCTGCGCAAGCGGGTGGCGCTGGTGACGCAGGAGCACCACGTGTTCGTCGGGACGCTGCGGGACAACCTGTCGATGGCGCGCCCGTCGGCGACCGATGCGGAGCTGCTGGACGCGCTCGGTGCGGTGGACGCGCGGGAGTGGGCCGAGGGTTTGCCGGACGGGCTGGACACCCGGGTAGGTTCCGGGCAGCTGTCGTTGACGCCGGCGCAGGCGCAGCAACTGGCGCTGGCGCGGCTGGTGCTGGCTGACCCGCACACGCTGGTCCTCGACGAGGCGACCTCGTTGATCGACCCACGCGCCGCGCGCCACATGGAGCGCTCGCTGGCGGCGGTCCTGGAAGGCAGGACAGTCATCGCCATCGCCCACCGCCTCTACACCGCCCACGACGCAGACCGCGTCGCGGTAGTAGAAGACGGCCGCATCTCCGAACTGGGCAGCCACGACGACCTGGTAGCCCGCAAGGGTTCCTACGCCGCCCTCTGGACATCCTGGCACGGCTAA
- a CDS encoding ABC transporter ATP-binding protein, which produces MRQLPLADPGVPNHRSPARYLWWVAGGQARTLAGGMAFGILWMASQAFIPAILGRAIDEGIAAKDGERLLQWTALLFAVGVLQATAGIMRHRFAVTNWLTAAYRTVQVVTRKSADLGATLPKQLATGEVVSIGAGDLSYIGNLMEISARFAGAIVAFVVVAAILLSSSTVLGLVVLIGVPLMLFCLGPMLRPLHKRQSAQRDAVGDLNSLGSDIVAGLRVLRGIGGEESFSRRYRSESQQVRKAGVRVAGIQSVLDAAQVLLPGIFVVLVVGLGAHFALRGDLSAGSLVAFYGYATFLVLPLRTATEFANQLMRGLVAAGRVIRVLKLEPDIVEPETPVRLPDHGDLVDPVSGIRARDGLLTAIVAAEPDSYGPLADRLGRYDETSEVRYGGVTLASATRADVRERILVSDTGSQLFTGVLRAELDPSGRRTDDELMAAMRTASAEDVLVALPDGLDSEVEEKGRSFSGGQRQRLVLVRALLADPSVLVLVEPTSAVDAHTEARIADRLHEHRAGRSTVVLTASPLLLDRVDEVIFVAAGRVVAVGKHRELLDATPQYRRTVTRETEDEGVLR; this is translated from the coding sequence ATGAGACAACTGCCGCTCGCCGATCCCGGCGTCCCGAACCATCGCTCGCCGGCCCGCTACCTGTGGTGGGTCGCGGGCGGTCAGGCCCGCACGCTCGCCGGCGGGATGGCCTTCGGCATCCTGTGGATGGCGTCGCAGGCGTTCATCCCGGCGATCCTCGGCCGGGCGATCGACGAGGGCATCGCGGCAAAGGACGGCGAGCGGCTGCTGCAGTGGACCGCGCTGTTGTTCGCGGTCGGCGTGCTGCAGGCGACGGCCGGGATCATGCGGCACCGGTTCGCGGTCACCAACTGGCTGACCGCGGCGTACCGGACGGTCCAGGTGGTGACGCGGAAGTCGGCCGACCTCGGCGCGACGCTGCCGAAGCAGCTGGCCACCGGCGAGGTGGTCAGCATCGGCGCCGGCGACCTGTCCTACATCGGGAACCTGATGGAGATCTCGGCCCGGTTCGCCGGGGCGATCGTCGCGTTCGTGGTGGTCGCGGCGATCCTGCTGTCCTCGTCGACGGTGCTCGGCCTCGTGGTGCTGATCGGCGTACCGCTGATGCTGTTCTGCCTGGGCCCGATGCTGCGGCCGCTGCACAAGCGGCAGTCCGCGCAGCGCGACGCCGTCGGCGACCTGAACTCGCTGGGTTCGGACATCGTCGCCGGGCTGCGGGTGCTGCGCGGGATCGGCGGCGAGGAGTCGTTCTCGCGACGCTACCGCAGCGAGTCGCAGCAGGTGCGGAAGGCCGGCGTGCGGGTGGCCGGCATCCAGTCCGTGCTGGACGCCGCGCAGGTGCTGCTGCCGGGCATCTTCGTGGTGCTGGTGGTCGGGCTCGGCGCGCACTTCGCACTGCGCGGCGACCTGAGCGCCGGCTCGCTGGTGGCCTTCTACGGGTATGCGACGTTCCTGGTGCTGCCGCTGCGGACGGCGACCGAGTTCGCGAACCAGTTGATGCGCGGACTCGTCGCGGCCGGCCGCGTGATCCGGGTGCTGAAGCTCGAGCCGGACATCGTCGAGCCGGAGACGCCGGTGCGGCTGCCGGACCACGGCGACCTGGTCGACCCGGTCTCGGGCATCCGTGCCCGCGACGGGCTGCTCACCGCCATCGTCGCCGCGGAGCCGGACAGCTACGGCCCGCTCGCGGACCGCCTCGGGCGGTACGACGAGACCAGCGAGGTCAGGTACGGCGGTGTCACGCTGGCAAGCGCGACCAGGGCAGACGTCCGCGAGCGGATCCTGGTCAGCGACACCGGCTCCCAGCTGTTCACCGGAGTGTTGCGTGCCGAGCTGGACCCGTCGGGTCGCCGTACGGACGACGAGCTGATGGCGGCGATGCGTACGGCGTCGGCCGAGGACGTGCTGGTTGCGCTGCCGGACGGGCTCGACTCCGAGGTGGAGGAGAAGGGCCGCTCGTTCTCCGGCGGACAACGGCAGCGGCTTGTGCTGGTCCGGGCGCTGCTCGCCGACCCGTCCGTGCTGGTGCTGGTCGAGCCGACGTCCGCTGTCGACGCGCACACCGAGGCGCGGATCGCGGACCGGCTGCACGAGCACCGGGCCGGCCGCAGCACCGTGGTCCTGACCGCCAGCCCGCTGCTGCTCGACCGGGTCGACGAGGTGATCTTCGTCGCCGCCGGGCGAGTCGTTGCCGTCGGCAAACACCGCGAGCTGCTCGACGCCACACCGCAGTACCGACGGACCGTGACCAGGGAGACCGAGGACGAGGGGGTGCTCCGATGA
- a CDS encoding glycerophosphodiester phosphodiesterase, which translates to MLVIAHRGASGYRPEHTSAAYRLAAQQGADYLEPDLVATLDGVLVCRHENEISGTTDVAEHPVFADRRITKIVDGTAVTGWFVEDFTYAELRTLRARERMPALRAGNTAYDGLEEIPTFDDVVALARRESARLGRPIGVIPEIKHPTYFRRLGLPLEELLTERILALGLRPDEIMVQSFEPTSLRRLSVMTRVPLVQLIDAESAPNDFLRTGDGRSYADLVEPRGLREIATYAQVLAPHKDLVVPRTADGCLGEPTQLVDHAHRAGLGVQVWTFRAERRFLPTATDFRTELTRFAALGLQAIFADHPDQAVSALRAPAVNV; encoded by the coding sequence ATGTTGGTGATCGCGCATCGGGGAGCGAGTGGCTACCGCCCGGAACACACGTCCGCCGCCTACCGGCTGGCCGCGCAGCAGGGCGCCGACTACCTGGAACCGGACCTGGTCGCCACCCTCGACGGCGTCCTGGTCTGCCGGCACGAGAACGAGATCTCCGGGACGACGGACGTCGCGGAGCACCCGGTCTTCGCCGACCGCAGGATCACCAAGATCGTCGACGGCACCGCGGTCACCGGCTGGTTCGTGGAGGACTTCACGTACGCCGAGCTGCGGACGCTGCGGGCCCGCGAGCGGATGCCCGCGCTCCGGGCGGGCAACACGGCGTACGACGGGCTGGAGGAGATCCCGACCTTCGACGACGTGGTCGCGCTGGCGCGCCGGGAGTCGGCCCGCCTCGGGCGCCCGATCGGGGTGATCCCGGAGATCAAGCACCCGACGTACTTCCGGAGGCTCGGGCTGCCGCTCGAGGAGCTGCTCACCGAGCGGATCCTGGCGCTCGGGCTGCGTCCGGACGAGATCATGGTGCAGTCGTTCGAGCCGACCAGCCTGCGACGGCTGTCGGTGATGACGCGGGTGCCGCTGGTGCAGCTCATCGACGCCGAGAGCGCGCCGAACGACTTCCTGCGGACCGGTGACGGCCGGTCGTACGCCGACCTCGTCGAGCCGCGGGGACTCCGGGAGATCGCGACGTATGCCCAGGTGCTGGCGCCGCACAAGGACCTGGTCGTGCCGCGGACCGCGGACGGCTGTCTCGGGGAGCCGACCCAGCTGGTCGACCACGCACACCGCGCCGGCCTCGGCGTCCAGGTGTGGACGTTCCGCGCGGAGCGCCGCTTCCTGCCGACAGCGACCGACTTCCGCACCGAACTGACCCGCTTCGCCGCCCTGGGTCTCCAGGCCATCTTCGCCGACCACCCCGACCAGGCGGTCTCCGCCCTCCGCGCACCTGCGGTCAACGTCTAG
- a CDS encoding PspC domain-containing protein — protein MTNSNAPFQNLSGKVLRRSKNQRMLSGVSGGIAEYLNIDVTLVRLGWVGLTLITGGAAMLGYAVAWIVIPESDGKAVWQNVQQSVNQNQTQDTTEQDIASRIYDDTNNKPPAA, from the coding sequence ATGACGAACTCCAACGCACCGTTCCAGAACCTCTCCGGCAAGGTCCTCCGTCGTTCGAAGAACCAGCGGATGCTCTCCGGTGTCTCCGGCGGCATCGCCGAGTACCTGAACATCGACGTGACCCTGGTCCGCCTCGGCTGGGTCGGCCTCACCCTGATCACCGGCGGCGCCGCGATGCTCGGCTACGCGGTCGCCTGGATCGTGATCCCCGAGTCCGACGGCAAGGCGGTCTGGCAGAACGTCCAGCAGTCGGTCAACCAGAACCAGACCCAGGACACCACCGAGCAGGACATCGCGTCCCGCATCTACGACGACACCAACAACAAGCCCCCGGCGGCGTGA
- a CDS encoding PASTA domain-containing protein: MTEPKLLDRSGTPRRRLRDGLASAAAVATVVTVIGVTNLLSSNGSGTPIPRPDPVPEPVALRMVGYGHAAIAVPKVWGRNISRCGVPRRDTVLIDDPSAAGDCDLPRPPDVDSVELGTAPPSGFRVDETFTINGVRAERSRTSCSNDDVCWGAVGLPSLKVWFRASSSTSAAEVDQILARIQVLPDLVGVPSTRSLDAARDGTAYAKHLQELGLRAAFRSRTSVVYQPGRVVNVSPPAGTILKPGETVTLTVIK, from the coding sequence ATGACCGAACCGAAGCTCCTCGACCGCTCCGGCACGCCCCGACGCCGGCTCCGCGACGGGCTGGCGTCCGCCGCCGCGGTGGCCACCGTGGTCACCGTCATCGGCGTCACCAACCTGCTCAGCTCGAACGGCTCCGGCACGCCGATCCCGCGGCCCGATCCGGTGCCGGAGCCGGTCGCGCTGCGGATGGTCGGCTACGGGCACGCCGCGATCGCCGTGCCCAAGGTCTGGGGGCGGAACATCAGCCGCTGCGGCGTCCCGCGCCGGGACACCGTCCTGATCGACGACCCGAGCGCGGCCGGGGACTGCGACCTGCCGCGGCCGCCGGACGTCGACAGCGTCGAGCTGGGTACGGCTCCACCGAGCGGTTTCCGCGTCGACGAGACGTTCACGATCAACGGCGTACGGGCCGAGCGCAGCCGGACGAGCTGCTCGAACGACGACGTGTGCTGGGGCGCCGTGGGCCTGCCGTCGCTGAAGGTCTGGTTCCGCGCGTCGTCGTCCACGAGTGCCGCCGAGGTGGACCAGATCCTCGCCCGGATCCAGGTGCTGCCCGACCTGGTCGGCGTGCCCAGTACGCGGTCGCTGGACGCCGCCCGGGACGGTACGGCGTACGCGAAGCACCTGCAGGAACTGGGCCTCAGGGCCGCGTTCCGCAGCCGTACGTCGGTCGTCTACCAGCCGGGCCGCGTCGTCAACGTCAGCCCGCCCGCCGGCACCATCCTGAAACCGGGCGAGACGGTGACGCTGACTGTGATCAAGTAG
- a CDS encoding SigE family RNA polymerase sigma factor, with translation MDEFTEYVTARWPTLVRSAVLLGCTPSEAEDLVQSVLERCLLKWNRVRAAEDRDAYVHRVLVNCFRSSRRRRWHGELPSASLPEGVGGDPTDAVDDTDAVRRALDRLPGDQRTAVVLRYYAHLSEQQMASVLGVAPGTVKSRLSRAVKALAQDPHLAELREPR, from the coding sequence ATGGACGAGTTCACTGAGTACGTGACCGCGCGCTGGCCGACGCTGGTCCGTTCCGCGGTACTGCTGGGTTGTACGCCGTCCGAGGCCGAGGACCTCGTCCAGTCCGTGCTGGAACGCTGCCTGCTGAAGTGGAACCGGGTGCGGGCCGCGGAGGACCGGGACGCGTACGTGCACCGCGTACTGGTCAACTGCTTCCGCTCCTCCCGCAGGCGCCGCTGGCACGGTGAGCTGCCGTCCGCCTCCCTCCCGGAGGGCGTCGGCGGCGACCCGACGGACGCTGTCGACGACACCGACGCCGTCAGACGCGCACTCGACCGGCTGCCGGGGGACCAACGCACAGCCGTCGTACTGCGGTACTACGCGCACCTGAGCGAGCAGCAGATGGCGTCCGTGCTCGGCGTCGCCCCGGGCACGGTCAAGAGCCGCCTGTCCCGCGCGGTGAAGGCCCTCGCGCAGGACCCACACCTGGCAGAACTGCGAGAACCCCGATGA